A portion of the Symphalangus syndactylus isolate Jambi chromosome 13, NHGRI_mSymSyn1-v2.1_pri, whole genome shotgun sequence genome contains these proteins:
- the CNOT3 gene encoding CCR4-NOT transcription complex subunit 3 isoform X6: MADKRKLQGEIDRCLKKVSEGVEQFEDIWQKLHNAANANQKEKYEADLKKEIKKLQRLRDQIKTWVASNEIKDKRQLIDNRKLIETQMERFKVVERETKTKAYSKEGLGLAQKVDPAQKEKEEVGQWLTNTIDTLNMQVDQFESEVESLSVQTRKKKGDKDKQDRIEGLKRHIEKHRYHVRMLETILRMLDNDSILVDAIRKIKDDVEYYVDSSQDPDFEENEFLYDDLDLEDIPQALVATSPPSHSHMEDEIFNQSSSTPTSTTSSSPIPPSPANCTTENSEDDKKRGRSTDSEVSQSPAKNGSKPVHSNQHPQSPAVPPTYPSGPPPAASALSTTPGNNGVPAPAAPPSALGAKASPAPSHNSGTPAPYAQAVAPPAPSGPSTTQPRPPSVQPSGGGGGGGGGGGSGSNSNSSASGGAGKQNGATSYSSVVADSPAEVALSSSGGNNASSQALGPPSGPHNPPPSTSKEPSAAAPTGAGGVAPGSGNNSGGPSLLVPLPVNPPSSPTPSFSDAKAAGALLNGPPQFSTAPEIKAPEPLSSLKSMAERAAISSGIEDPVPTLHLTERDIILSSTSAPPASAQPPLQLSEVNIPLSLGVCPLGPVPLTKEQLYQQAMEEAAWHHMPHPSDSERIRQYLPRNPCPTPPYHHQMPPPHSDTVEFYQRLSTETLFFIFYYLEGTKAQYLAAKALKKQSWRFHTKYMMWFQRHEEPKTITDEFEQPAQSLGRTKFSSLWLSAQPGPPPSHPPLGQLLGLL, from the exons ATGGCGGACAAGCGCAAACTCCAAG GTGAGATTGATCGCTGCCTCAAGAAGGTGTCCGAGGGCGTGGAGCAGTTTGAAGATATTTGGCAGAAG CTCCACAATGCAGCCAACGCGAACCAGAAAGAAAAGTATGAGGCTGACCTAAAGAAGGAGATTAAGAAGCTACAA CGGCTAAGGGACCAGATCAAGACATGGGTAGCGTCCAACGAGATCAAGGACAAGAGGCAGCTTATAGACAACCGCAAGCTCATTGAGACG CAAATGGAACGGTTCAAAGTTGTGGAACGAGAGACCAAAACCAAAGCTTACAGCAAGGagggcctgggcctggcccagaagGTAGATCCTGcccagaaggagaaggaagaggttgGCCAGTGGCTCACG aaTACCATCGACACGCTCAACATGCAGGTGGACCAGTTTGAGAGTGAAGTGGAGTCACTGTCAGTGCAGACACGCAAGAAGAAGGGCGACAAGGAT AAGCAGGACCGGATCGAGGGCTTGAAGCGGCACATCGAGAAGCACCGCTACCACGTGCGCATGCTAGAGACCATCCTGCGCATGCTGGACAATGACTCTATCCTCGTTGATGCTATCCGCAAGATCAAGGACGACGTTGAGTACTATGTCGACTCATCCCAGGACCCCGACTTCGAGGAGAACGAGTTTCTCTACGATGACCTGGACCTCGAGGACATTC CACAGGCGCTGGTCGCCACCTCCCCCCCCAGCCACAGCCACATGGAGGATGAGATCTTCAACCAGTCCAGCAGCACGCCCACCTCGACCACCTCCAGCTCTCCCATCCCGCCCAGCCCAGCCAACTGTACCACG GAAAACTCTGAAGATGATAAGAAGAGGGGACGTTCCACAGACAGTGAAGTCAGCCAG TCTCCAGCCAAAAACGGCTCCAAGCCTGTCCACAGCAACCAGCACCCTCAGTCCCCAGCTGTGCCGCCCACCTACCCCTCTGGCCCCCCGCCTGCTGCCTCTGCCTTGAGCACCACTCCTGGCAACAATGGGGTCCCCGCCCCAGCAGCACCCCCAAGTGCCCTGGGCGCCAAGGCCAGTCCAGCTCCCAGCCACAACTCGGGCACCCCTGCTCCCTATGCCCAGGCTGTGGCCCCACCAGCTCCCAGTGGGCCCAGCACGACCCAGCCCCGGCCCCCCAGCGTCCAGCCTAGCGGAGGCGGTGGAGGCGGCGGCGGAGGTGGAGGGAGCGGCAGCAATAGTAACAGCAGTGCCAGTGGAGGGGCTGGCAAGCAGAATGGCGCCACCA GTTACAGCTCCGTTGTGGCAGACAGCCCGGCAGAGGTGGCTTTGAGCAGCAGTGGGGGCAACAATGCCAGCAGCCAGGCCCTGGGCCCCCCTTCCGGCCCCCACAACCCACCTCCCAGCACCTC GAAGGAACCCAGTGCCGCAGCCCCAACAGGGGCTGGGGGTGTGGCCCCAGGCTCAGGGAACAACTCAGGGGGACCCAGCCTCCTGGTGCCACTGCCTGTGAATCCTCCCAGCTCCCCAACGCCCAGCTTCAGTGATGCCAAGGCAGCCGGTGCCCTGCTCAATGGGCCTCCACAGTTCAGCACCGCCCCGGAAATCAAG GCCCCTGAGCCTCTGAGCTCCTTGAAGTCCATGGCGGAACGGGCAGCCATCAGCTCTGGCATTGAGGATCCTGTGCCAACGCTGCACCTGACTGAGCGAG aCATCATCCTGAGCAGCACGTCAGCACCTCCGGCCTCAGCCCAGCCGCCCCTGCAGCTGTCAGAGGTGAACATACCGCTGTCGCTGGGTGTCTGTCCGCTGGGCCCTGTGCCCCTCACCAAGGAGCAGCTCTATCAGCAGGCCATGGAAGAGGCCGCCTGGCACCACATGCCTCACCCCTCTGACTCTGAGCGTATCCG GCAGTACCTCCCCCGGAACCCCTGTCCGACGCCCCCCTACCACCACCAGATGCCACCCCCACACTCGGACACTGTGGAGTTCTACCAGCGCCTGTCGACCGAGACACTCTTCTTCATCTTCTACTATCTGGAG GGCACTAAGGCACAGTACCTGGCAGCCAAGGCCCTAAAGAAGCAGTCGTGGCGATTCCACACCAAGTACATGATGTGGTTCCAGAGGCACGAGGAGCCCAAGACCATCACTGACGAGTTCGAGCAg CCGGCGCAGTCCCTCGGCCGGACCAAGTTCTCCTCCCTCTGGCTGTCTGCTCAGCCTGGACCACCACCCTCTCATCCTCCACTTGGCCAGCTCCTAGGCCTCCTGTAG
- the CNOT3 gene encoding CCR4-NOT transcription complex subunit 3 isoform X5 produces the protein MADKRKLQGEIDRCLKKVSEGVEQFEDIWQKLHNAANANQKEKYEADLKKEIKKLQRLRDQIKTWVASNEIKDKRQLIDNRKLIETQMERFKVVERETKTKAYSKEGLGLAQKVDPAQKEKEEVGQWLTNTIDTLNMQVDQFESEVESLSVQTRKKKGDKDQKQDRIEGLKRHIEKHRYHVRMLETILRMLDNDSILVDAIRKIKDDVEYYVDSSQDPDFEENEFLYDDLDLEDIPQALVATSPPSHSHMEDEIFNQSSSTPTSTTSSSPIPPSPANCTTENSEDDKKRGRSTDSEVSQSPAKNGSKPVHSNQHPQSPAVPPTYPSGPPPAASALSTTPGNNGVPAPAAPPSALGAKASPAPSHNSGTPAPYAQAVAPPAPSGPSTTQPRPPSVQPSGGGGGGGGGGGSGSNSNSSASGGAGKQNGATSYSSVVADSPAEVALSSSGGNNASSQALGPPSGPHNPPPSTSKEPSAAAPTGAGGVAPGSGNNSGGPSLLVPLPVNPPSSPTPSFSDAKAAGALLNGPPQFSTAPEIKAPEPLSSLKSMAERAAISSGIEDPVPTLHLTERDIILSSTSAPPASAQPPLQLSEVNIPLSLGVCPLGPVPLTKEQLYQQAMEEAAWHHMPHPSDSERIRQYLPRNPCPTPPYHHQMPPPHSDTVEFYQRLSTETLFFIFYYLEGTKAQYLAAKALKKQSWRFHTKYMMWFQRHEEPKTITDEFEQPAQSLGRTKFSSLWLSAQPGPPPSHPPLGQLLGLL, from the exons ATGGCGGACAAGCGCAAACTCCAAG GTGAGATTGATCGCTGCCTCAAGAAGGTGTCCGAGGGCGTGGAGCAGTTTGAAGATATTTGGCAGAAG CTCCACAATGCAGCCAACGCGAACCAGAAAGAAAAGTATGAGGCTGACCTAAAGAAGGAGATTAAGAAGCTACAA CGGCTAAGGGACCAGATCAAGACATGGGTAGCGTCCAACGAGATCAAGGACAAGAGGCAGCTTATAGACAACCGCAAGCTCATTGAGACG CAAATGGAACGGTTCAAAGTTGTGGAACGAGAGACCAAAACCAAAGCTTACAGCAAGGagggcctgggcctggcccagaagGTAGATCCTGcccagaaggagaaggaagaggttgGCCAGTGGCTCACG aaTACCATCGACACGCTCAACATGCAGGTGGACCAGTTTGAGAGTGAAGTGGAGTCACTGTCAGTGCAGACACGCAAGAAGAAGGGCGACAAGGAT CAGAAGCAGGACCGGATCGAGGGCTTGAAGCGGCACATCGAGAAGCACCGCTACCACGTGCGCATGCTAGAGACCATCCTGCGCATGCTGGACAATGACTCTATCCTCGTTGATGCTATCCGCAAGATCAAGGACGACGTTGAGTACTATGTCGACTCATCCCAGGACCCCGACTTCGAGGAGAACGAGTTTCTCTACGATGACCTGGACCTCGAGGACATTC CACAGGCGCTGGTCGCCACCTCCCCCCCCAGCCACAGCCACATGGAGGATGAGATCTTCAACCAGTCCAGCAGCACGCCCACCTCGACCACCTCCAGCTCTCCCATCCCGCCCAGCCCAGCCAACTGTACCACG GAAAACTCTGAAGATGATAAGAAGAGGGGACGTTCCACAGACAGTGAAGTCAGCCAG TCTCCAGCCAAAAACGGCTCCAAGCCTGTCCACAGCAACCAGCACCCTCAGTCCCCAGCTGTGCCGCCCACCTACCCCTCTGGCCCCCCGCCTGCTGCCTCTGCCTTGAGCACCACTCCTGGCAACAATGGGGTCCCCGCCCCAGCAGCACCCCCAAGTGCCCTGGGCGCCAAGGCCAGTCCAGCTCCCAGCCACAACTCGGGCACCCCTGCTCCCTATGCCCAGGCTGTGGCCCCACCAGCTCCCAGTGGGCCCAGCACGACCCAGCCCCGGCCCCCCAGCGTCCAGCCTAGCGGAGGCGGTGGAGGCGGCGGCGGAGGTGGAGGGAGCGGCAGCAATAGTAACAGCAGTGCCAGTGGAGGGGCTGGCAAGCAGAATGGCGCCACCA GTTACAGCTCCGTTGTGGCAGACAGCCCGGCAGAGGTGGCTTTGAGCAGCAGTGGGGGCAACAATGCCAGCAGCCAGGCCCTGGGCCCCCCTTCCGGCCCCCACAACCCACCTCCCAGCACCTC GAAGGAACCCAGTGCCGCAGCCCCAACAGGGGCTGGGGGTGTGGCCCCAGGCTCAGGGAACAACTCAGGGGGACCCAGCCTCCTGGTGCCACTGCCTGTGAATCCTCCCAGCTCCCCAACGCCCAGCTTCAGTGATGCCAAGGCAGCCGGTGCCCTGCTCAATGGGCCTCCACAGTTCAGCACCGCCCCGGAAATCAAG GCCCCTGAGCCTCTGAGCTCCTTGAAGTCCATGGCGGAACGGGCAGCCATCAGCTCTGGCATTGAGGATCCTGTGCCAACGCTGCACCTGACTGAGCGAG aCATCATCCTGAGCAGCACGTCAGCACCTCCGGCCTCAGCCCAGCCGCCCCTGCAGCTGTCAGAGGTGAACATACCGCTGTCGCTGGGTGTCTGTCCGCTGGGCCCTGTGCCCCTCACCAAGGAGCAGCTCTATCAGCAGGCCATGGAAGAGGCCGCCTGGCACCACATGCCTCACCCCTCTGACTCTGAGCGTATCCG GCAGTACCTCCCCCGGAACCCCTGTCCGACGCCCCCCTACCACCACCAGATGCCACCCCCACACTCGGACACTGTGGAGTTCTACCAGCGCCTGTCGACCGAGACACTCTTCTTCATCTTCTACTATCTGGAG GGCACTAAGGCACAGTACCTGGCAGCCAAGGCCCTAAAGAAGCAGTCGTGGCGATTCCACACCAAGTACATGATGTGGTTCCAGAGGCACGAGGAGCCCAAGACCATCACTGACGAGTTCGAGCAg CCGGCGCAGTCCCTCGGCCGGACCAAGTTCTCCTCCCTCTGGCTGTCTGCTCAGCCTGGACCACCACCCTCTCATCCTCCACTTGGCCAGCTCCTAGGCCTCCTGTAG
- the CNOT3 gene encoding CCR4-NOT transcription complex subunit 3 isoform X3 — MADKRKLQGEIDRCLKKVSEGVEQFEDIWQKLHNAANANQKEKYEADLKKEIKKLQRLRDQIKTWVASNEIKDKRQLIDNRKLIETQMERFKVVERETKTKAYSKEGLGLAQKVDPAQKEKEEVGQWLTNTIDTLNMQVDQFESEVESLSVQTRKKKGDKDQKQDRIEGLKRHIEKHRYHVRMLETILRMLDNDSILVDAIRKIKDDVEYYVDSSQDPDFEENEFLYDDLDLEDIPQALVATSPPSHSHMEDEIFNQSSSTPTSTTSSSPIPPSPANCTTENSEDDKKRGRSTDSEVSQSPAKNGSKPVHSNQHPQSPAVPPTYPSGPPPAASALSTTPGNNGVPAPAAPPSALGAKASPAPSHNSGTPAPYAQAVAPPAPSGPSTTQPRPPSVQPSGGGGGGGGGGGSGSNSNSSASGGAGKQNGATSYSSVVADSPAEVALSSSGGNNASSQALGPPSGPHNPPPSTSKEPSAAAPTGAGGVAPGSGNNSGGPSLLVPLPVNPPSSPTPSFSDAKAAGALLNGPPQFSTAPEIKAPEPLSSLKSMAERAAISSGIEDPVPTLHLTERDIILSSTSAPPASAQPPLQLSEVNIPLSLGVCPLGPVPLTKEQLYQQAMEEAAWHHMPHPSDSERIRQYLPRNPCPTPPYHHQMPPPHSDTVEFYQRLSTETLFFIFYYLEGTKAQYLAAKALKKQSWRFHTKYMMWFQRHEEPKTITDEFEQLVCSTVMFFPTKYFRDAKPLHGDEVLQGPSTRRTQSPLLVLPGCHL; from the exons ATGGCGGACAAGCGCAAACTCCAAG GTGAGATTGATCGCTGCCTCAAGAAGGTGTCCGAGGGCGTGGAGCAGTTTGAAGATATTTGGCAGAAG CTCCACAATGCAGCCAACGCGAACCAGAAAGAAAAGTATGAGGCTGACCTAAAGAAGGAGATTAAGAAGCTACAA CGGCTAAGGGACCAGATCAAGACATGGGTAGCGTCCAACGAGATCAAGGACAAGAGGCAGCTTATAGACAACCGCAAGCTCATTGAGACG CAAATGGAACGGTTCAAAGTTGTGGAACGAGAGACCAAAACCAAAGCTTACAGCAAGGagggcctgggcctggcccagaagGTAGATCCTGcccagaaggagaaggaagaggttgGCCAGTGGCTCACG aaTACCATCGACACGCTCAACATGCAGGTGGACCAGTTTGAGAGTGAAGTGGAGTCACTGTCAGTGCAGACACGCAAGAAGAAGGGCGACAAGGAT CAGAAGCAGGACCGGATCGAGGGCTTGAAGCGGCACATCGAGAAGCACCGCTACCACGTGCGCATGCTAGAGACCATCCTGCGCATGCTGGACAATGACTCTATCCTCGTTGATGCTATCCGCAAGATCAAGGACGACGTTGAGTACTATGTCGACTCATCCCAGGACCCCGACTTCGAGGAGAACGAGTTTCTCTACGATGACCTGGACCTCGAGGACATTC CACAGGCGCTGGTCGCCACCTCCCCCCCCAGCCACAGCCACATGGAGGATGAGATCTTCAACCAGTCCAGCAGCACGCCCACCTCGACCACCTCCAGCTCTCCCATCCCGCCCAGCCCAGCCAACTGTACCACG GAAAACTCTGAAGATGATAAGAAGAGGGGACGTTCCACAGACAGTGAAGTCAGCCAG TCTCCAGCCAAAAACGGCTCCAAGCCTGTCCACAGCAACCAGCACCCTCAGTCCCCAGCTGTGCCGCCCACCTACCCCTCTGGCCCCCCGCCTGCTGCCTCTGCCTTGAGCACCACTCCTGGCAACAATGGGGTCCCCGCCCCAGCAGCACCCCCAAGTGCCCTGGGCGCCAAGGCCAGTCCAGCTCCCAGCCACAACTCGGGCACCCCTGCTCCCTATGCCCAGGCTGTGGCCCCACCAGCTCCCAGTGGGCCCAGCACGACCCAGCCCCGGCCCCCCAGCGTCCAGCCTAGCGGAGGCGGTGGAGGCGGCGGCGGAGGTGGAGGGAGCGGCAGCAATAGTAACAGCAGTGCCAGTGGAGGGGCTGGCAAGCAGAATGGCGCCACCA GTTACAGCTCCGTTGTGGCAGACAGCCCGGCAGAGGTGGCTTTGAGCAGCAGTGGGGGCAACAATGCCAGCAGCCAGGCCCTGGGCCCCCCTTCCGGCCCCCACAACCCACCTCCCAGCACCTC GAAGGAACCCAGTGCCGCAGCCCCAACAGGGGCTGGGGGTGTGGCCCCAGGCTCAGGGAACAACTCAGGGGGACCCAGCCTCCTGGTGCCACTGCCTGTGAATCCTCCCAGCTCCCCAACGCCCAGCTTCAGTGATGCCAAGGCAGCCGGTGCCCTGCTCAATGGGCCTCCACAGTTCAGCACCGCCCCGGAAATCAAG GCCCCTGAGCCTCTGAGCTCCTTGAAGTCCATGGCGGAACGGGCAGCCATCAGCTCTGGCATTGAGGATCCTGTGCCAACGCTGCACCTGACTGAGCGAG aCATCATCCTGAGCAGCACGTCAGCACCTCCGGCCTCAGCCCAGCCGCCCCTGCAGCTGTCAGAGGTGAACATACCGCTGTCGCTGGGTGTCTGTCCGCTGGGCCCTGTGCCCCTCACCAAGGAGCAGCTCTATCAGCAGGCCATGGAAGAGGCCGCCTGGCACCACATGCCTCACCCCTCTGACTCTGAGCGTATCCG GCAGTACCTCCCCCGGAACCCCTGTCCGACGCCCCCCTACCACCACCAGATGCCACCCCCACACTCGGACACTGTGGAGTTCTACCAGCGCCTGTCGACCGAGACACTCTTCTTCATCTTCTACTATCTGGAG GGCACTAAGGCACAGTACCTGGCAGCCAAGGCCCTAAAGAAGCAGTCGTGGCGATTCCACACCAAGTACATGATGTGGTTCCAGAGGCACGAGGAGCCCAAGACCATCACTGACGAGTTCGAGCAg TTGGTGTGTTCTACAGTGATGTTTTTTCCCACGAAATACTTCCGTGATGCCAAGCCCCTTCATGGGGATGAAGTATTACAAGGTCCTTCAACCAGGAGAACTCAGTCCCCTCTCCTGGTTCTCCCAGGTTGCCATCTTTGA
- the CNOT3 gene encoding CCR4-NOT transcription complex subunit 3 isoform X4 has protein sequence MADKRKLQGEIDRCLKKVSEGVEQFEDIWQKLHNAANANQKEKYEADLKKEIKKLQRLRDQIKTWVASNEIKDKRQLIDNRKLIETQMERFKVVERETKTKAYSKEGLGLAQKVDPAQKEKEEVGQWLTNTIDTLNMQVDQFESEVESLSVQTRKKKGDKDKQDRIEGLKRHIEKHRYHVRMLETILRMLDNDSILVDAIRKIKDDVEYYVDSSQDPDFEENEFLYDDLDLEDIPQALVATSPPSHSHMEDEIFNQSSSTPTSTTSSSPIPPSPANCTTENSEDDKKRGRSTDSEVSQSPAKNGSKPVHSNQHPQSPAVPPTYPSGPPPAASALSTTPGNNGVPAPAAPPSALGAKASPAPSHNSGTPAPYAQAVAPPAPSGPSTTQPRPPSVQPSGGGGGGGGGGGSGSNSNSSASGGAGKQNGATSYSSVVADSPAEVALSSSGGNNASSQALGPPSGPHNPPPSTSKEPSAAAPTGAGGVAPGSGNNSGGPSLLVPLPVNPPSSPTPSFSDAKAAGALLNGPPQFSTAPEIKAPEPLSSLKSMAERAAISSGIEDPVPTLHLTERDIILSSTSAPPASAQPPLQLSEVNIPLSLGVCPLGPVPLTKEQLYQQAMEEAAWHHMPHPSDSERIRQYLPRNPCPTPPYHHQMPPPHSDTVEFYQRLSTETLFFIFYYLEGTKAQYLAAKALKKQSWRFHTKYMMWFQRHEEPKTITDEFEQLVCSTVMFFPTKYFRDAKPLHGDEVLQGPSTRRTQSPLLVLPGCHL, from the exons ATGGCGGACAAGCGCAAACTCCAAG GTGAGATTGATCGCTGCCTCAAGAAGGTGTCCGAGGGCGTGGAGCAGTTTGAAGATATTTGGCAGAAG CTCCACAATGCAGCCAACGCGAACCAGAAAGAAAAGTATGAGGCTGACCTAAAGAAGGAGATTAAGAAGCTACAA CGGCTAAGGGACCAGATCAAGACATGGGTAGCGTCCAACGAGATCAAGGACAAGAGGCAGCTTATAGACAACCGCAAGCTCATTGAGACG CAAATGGAACGGTTCAAAGTTGTGGAACGAGAGACCAAAACCAAAGCTTACAGCAAGGagggcctgggcctggcccagaagGTAGATCCTGcccagaaggagaaggaagaggttgGCCAGTGGCTCACG aaTACCATCGACACGCTCAACATGCAGGTGGACCAGTTTGAGAGTGAAGTGGAGTCACTGTCAGTGCAGACACGCAAGAAGAAGGGCGACAAGGAT AAGCAGGACCGGATCGAGGGCTTGAAGCGGCACATCGAGAAGCACCGCTACCACGTGCGCATGCTAGAGACCATCCTGCGCATGCTGGACAATGACTCTATCCTCGTTGATGCTATCCGCAAGATCAAGGACGACGTTGAGTACTATGTCGACTCATCCCAGGACCCCGACTTCGAGGAGAACGAGTTTCTCTACGATGACCTGGACCTCGAGGACATTC CACAGGCGCTGGTCGCCACCTCCCCCCCCAGCCACAGCCACATGGAGGATGAGATCTTCAACCAGTCCAGCAGCACGCCCACCTCGACCACCTCCAGCTCTCCCATCCCGCCCAGCCCAGCCAACTGTACCACG GAAAACTCTGAAGATGATAAGAAGAGGGGACGTTCCACAGACAGTGAAGTCAGCCAG TCTCCAGCCAAAAACGGCTCCAAGCCTGTCCACAGCAACCAGCACCCTCAGTCCCCAGCTGTGCCGCCCACCTACCCCTCTGGCCCCCCGCCTGCTGCCTCTGCCTTGAGCACCACTCCTGGCAACAATGGGGTCCCCGCCCCAGCAGCACCCCCAAGTGCCCTGGGCGCCAAGGCCAGTCCAGCTCCCAGCCACAACTCGGGCACCCCTGCTCCCTATGCCCAGGCTGTGGCCCCACCAGCTCCCAGTGGGCCCAGCACGACCCAGCCCCGGCCCCCCAGCGTCCAGCCTAGCGGAGGCGGTGGAGGCGGCGGCGGAGGTGGAGGGAGCGGCAGCAATAGTAACAGCAGTGCCAGTGGAGGGGCTGGCAAGCAGAATGGCGCCACCA GTTACAGCTCCGTTGTGGCAGACAGCCCGGCAGAGGTGGCTTTGAGCAGCAGTGGGGGCAACAATGCCAGCAGCCAGGCCCTGGGCCCCCCTTCCGGCCCCCACAACCCACCTCCCAGCACCTC GAAGGAACCCAGTGCCGCAGCCCCAACAGGGGCTGGGGGTGTGGCCCCAGGCTCAGGGAACAACTCAGGGGGACCCAGCCTCCTGGTGCCACTGCCTGTGAATCCTCCCAGCTCCCCAACGCCCAGCTTCAGTGATGCCAAGGCAGCCGGTGCCCTGCTCAATGGGCCTCCACAGTTCAGCACCGCCCCGGAAATCAAG GCCCCTGAGCCTCTGAGCTCCTTGAAGTCCATGGCGGAACGGGCAGCCATCAGCTCTGGCATTGAGGATCCTGTGCCAACGCTGCACCTGACTGAGCGAG aCATCATCCTGAGCAGCACGTCAGCACCTCCGGCCTCAGCCCAGCCGCCCCTGCAGCTGTCAGAGGTGAACATACCGCTGTCGCTGGGTGTCTGTCCGCTGGGCCCTGTGCCCCTCACCAAGGAGCAGCTCTATCAGCAGGCCATGGAAGAGGCCGCCTGGCACCACATGCCTCACCCCTCTGACTCTGAGCGTATCCG GCAGTACCTCCCCCGGAACCCCTGTCCGACGCCCCCCTACCACCACCAGATGCCACCCCCACACTCGGACACTGTGGAGTTCTACCAGCGCCTGTCGACCGAGACACTCTTCTTCATCTTCTACTATCTGGAG GGCACTAAGGCACAGTACCTGGCAGCCAAGGCCCTAAAGAAGCAGTCGTGGCGATTCCACACCAAGTACATGATGTGGTTCCAGAGGCACGAGGAGCCCAAGACCATCACTGACGAGTTCGAGCAg TTGGTGTGTTCTACAGTGATGTTTTTTCCCACGAAATACTTCCGTGATGCCAAGCCCCTTCATGGGGATGAAGTATTACAAGGTCCTTCAACCAGGAGAACTCAGTCCCCTCTCCTGGTTCTCCCAGGTTGCCATCTTTGA